A genomic stretch from Blastocatellia bacterium includes:
- a CDS encoding ABC transporter permease: protein MLIRLKGRLRALLRKNKMERELDEEMRYHLERMVEQNLAQGMTPSSARRAALRDFSGFEQAKEECRDARGVRAVEELWQDLRFGTRMLRKQPGFTLVAVLTLALGVGANTVIFSVVNTVLLRPLPYEAADRLVWVWDSNPAIGFPRFPSSGPNFKDWQQQSASFDYMAAFSGWSFNLTGHGEPERLQGAMASPDFFPMLGIKPVAGRTFLPEEERAGSHRVALISYSLWQRRFGTDPSIISNSITLNGESYTVVGILPDRLRLPYEAEIWTPLALDVLRPGRGSHFINVIARLQSGANIERAQVEMNAIAIRLQQQYPDSNSGWGTELEPLQERIVGNVKPVLWVLFGAVGFVLLIACANVANLQLARAAARQKEVAIRAALGAGRRRLLRQFLTESILLAVIGGGLGLLLAFWGVRGLAALNIRDLPRTEEIAIDGRVLIFTLLASLMTGIAFGLASALQGSKVDLNASLKEGSRAVSSSLHHKGTLRLMSVSEIALAMVLLVGAGLMIKSLLRLSEVKLGFDPENVLTMHVSLPQSGYPERSQQVTFCQELLQRVESLPGVQAAGTVSPLPLTGGESVDEFFIEGWPSPAPNQGFHTNLHLCSPDYFRTMSIPLLRGRCFDERDTAGSQAVVIINESFASRFWPDADALGKRISSSGPQGPWSVIVGVVGDTRHQRLDAEAGLEMYRPYSQSPIPYVALVVRSESDPSTIASSIKSALLGLDGSLPVYGIRPMPQIISRELAPKRFQMILLGSFASLALTLAAVGIYGVVSYSVSQRTHEIGIRMALGAQRRDVLKLVIGQGMKLAFVGVTVGLMATFALTRLMKSLLFGVSATDAATFTAISFLLMAVALLACCVPALRATRVDQMVALRCE from the coding sequence ATGCTCATACGACTGAAGGGGCGGCTTCGGGCGCTGCTGCGCAAGAATAAGATGGAGCGTGAACTCGATGAGGAGATGCGCTACCACTTGGAGCGAATGGTCGAGCAGAATCTCGCTCAAGGGATGACACCGAGCAGTGCCCGCCGTGCGGCACTTCGCGACTTCAGCGGCTTCGAGCAGGCGAAAGAGGAGTGCCGCGACGCGCGCGGCGTCCGGGCGGTCGAAGAGCTGTGGCAGGACCTGCGTTTCGGCACGAGAATGCTGCGCAAGCAGCCGGGCTTCACCTTGGTCGCTGTGCTCACGCTCGCCCTCGGCGTCGGTGCCAACACCGTCATCTTCAGCGTGGTCAACACGGTCCTGCTTCGGCCACTACCGTATGAAGCAGCAGACCGTCTCGTCTGGGTCTGGGATAGCAACCCGGCAATCGGCTTTCCTCGATTTCCTTCATCCGGCCCAAACTTCAAGGACTGGCAACAGCAATCCGCGTCGTTTGACTACATGGCAGCTTTCAGCGGCTGGAGCTTCAATCTCACAGGCCACGGTGAGCCGGAGCGACTACAGGGCGCAATGGCAAGCCCCGATTTCTTCCCCATGCTCGGCATCAAGCCTGTGGCGGGACGCACCTTCTTGCCGGAAGAAGAAAGGGCCGGCAGTCACCGCGTCGCGCTCATTAGTTACAGCTTATGGCAAAGGCGCTTCGGCACCGATCCCTCTATCATCAGCAACTCGATCACCCTCAATGGCGAAAGCTACACCGTTGTCGGAATATTACCTGATCGCTTGCGTCTTCCCTATGAAGCTGAAATATGGACGCCGCTCGCACTCGACGTGCTGCGGCCGGGGCGCGGCAGTCACTTTATCAATGTCATCGCTCGTCTTCAGTCTGGGGCGAACATCGAGCGAGCTCAAGTGGAGATGAACGCCATTGCGATCAGGCTGCAACAACAATACCCGGATTCAAACAGCGGCTGGGGCACAGAGCTAGAACCCCTGCAAGAGCGCATTGTTGGAAATGTTAAACCAGTGCTCTGGGTCTTATTTGGTGCGGTCGGATTCGTGCTCTTGATTGCTTGTGCCAACGTCGCCAACCTACAGCTGGCGCGGGCCGCGGCGCGGCAGAAGGAGGTGGCGATTCGCGCGGCGCTCGGCGCTGGCCGCCGCCGCTTACTCCGGCAGTTTCTCACCGAGAGCATCCTGCTCGCCGTGATTGGTGGCGGGCTGGGGTTATTGCTTGCATTTTGGGGCGTGCGCGGACTCGCCGCTTTGAACATTCGCGACCTGCCGCGCACAGAAGAGATTGCCATTGACGGTCGCGTTCTCATATTCACCCTGCTGGCTTCGCTGATGACGGGGATTGCCTTCGGCCTTGCGTCGGCGCTGCAAGGCTCGAAGGTCGATTTGAATGCATCACTCAAAGAAGGATCGCGCGCAGTAAGCTCGAGCCTTCACCATAAAGGCACTCTACGTCTGATGAGCGTTTCAGAAATCGCGCTCGCCATGGTGCTGCTCGTGGGCGCCGGGCTGATGATTAAAAGCCTCTTGCGTCTATCCGAAGTCAAACTGGGATTCGACCCCGAAAACGTGCTGACTATGCATGTTTCGCTTCCGCAATCCGGGTACCCCGAACGCAGCCAGCAAGTAACCTTTTGTCAGGAACTGCTTCAGCGCGTGGAGAGCCTGCCCGGAGTGCAAGCGGCGGGGACAGTCAGCCCCCTGCCTCTGACAGGTGGTGAGTCCGTAGATGAGTTCTTCATCGAAGGATGGCCAAGTCCTGCTCCTAATCAAGGGTTCCACACGAATCTCCACCTTTGTAGCCCTGACTACTTCCGCACGATGAGCATCCCTTTGTTGCGCGGCCGCTGCTTTGATGAGCGCGATACGGCGGGGTCTCAAGCTGTCGTGATCATTAATGAAAGCTTTGCAAGCCGCTTCTGGCCTGATGCAGATGCGCTGGGCAAGCGGATAAGCTCTTCAGGACCGCAAGGCCCCTGGAGCGTCATTGTAGGCGTAGTAGGAGACACAAGGCATCAGCGGCTGGACGCTGAAGCAGGGCTTGAGATGTACCGGCCCTACTCGCAATCGCCCATCCCGTACGTCGCTCTCGTGGTGCGGTCAGAGTCGGACCCGTCGACAATTGCCAGTTCGATAAAAAGCGCGTTATTAGGTCTCGATGGAAGTCTGCCGGTTTACGGCATCAGGCCAATGCCGCAGATCATCTCCCGCGAGCTTGCGCCCAAACGTTTCCAGATGATCTTACTGGGCAGCTTCGCGAGCCTTGCTCTGACCCTTGCGGCCGTCGGCATCTACGGGGTAGTGAGCTATTCGGTCAGCCAGCGCACGCACGAGATAGGAATTCGTATGGCGCTTGGCGCACAGAGGCGCGACGTGCTGAAGCTGGTCATCGGGCAAGGAATGAAACTGGCTTTTGTGGGGGTGACTGTTGGATTGATGGCCACATTCGCCCTGACCCGTTTGATGAAGAGTCTACTGTTCGGCGTCAGTGCGACGGACGCGGCGACGTTCACCGCTATCAGTTTTCTGTTGATGGCGGTGGCGTTGCTGGCCTGCTGCGTGCCCGCGCTACGAGCGACCAGAGTAGATCAAATGGTGGCGCTACGCTGCGAATGA
- a CDS encoding PadR family transcriptional regulator, producing the protein MKKPKKIDLLQGTLELLILRMLQSDPAHGWDLMQRMQIVSKEAVRLTPGSLYPALHKLEARGLIASEWGASEKNRKAKFYKITAAGRRQLDAERKAWERFSGAIDLILRDA; encoded by the coding sequence ATGAAAAAGCCAAAGAAGATAGACCTACTACAGGGCACTCTGGAACTCCTCATCCTGCGGATGCTTCAGTCTGATCCTGCGCATGGTTGGGACCTGATGCAGCGAATGCAAATCGTTTCCAAGGAAGCCGTGAGGCTCACGCCGGGGTCGCTTTACCCGGCACTGCACAAGCTGGAAGCGCGCGGGCTGATAGCTTCCGAGTGGGGCGCGTCTGAGAAGAACCGCAAGGCCAAATTCTACAAGATCACAGCCGCGGGGCGGAGGCAACTCGATGCCGAGCGCAAGGCCTGGGAGCGGTTTTCAGGCGCAATTGACTTAATCTTACGTGACGCTTAA
- a CDS encoding carboxypeptidase-like regulatory domain-containing protein, which translates to MMTSFRTFLFSLSSLLILLVCSASAQQSGGRSSQTSDEKLSGIQVILEQPPSGKRLATQTDASGRFSFRDVEAGKYKLLIGCSSSNAGSAQPEKCLAEFQITITDKSSGEITGKVGKSEDKK; encoded by the coding sequence ATGATGACCTCGTTTCGGACGTTTCTCTTTTCACTAAGTAGTTTGCTAATCCTACTGGTCTGTTCGGCATCCGCACAACAGTCGGGCGGGCGATCCAGTCAAACAAGTGACGAGAAGCTGTCCGGTATACAAGTGATTCTGGAGCAACCCCCAAGTGGGAAGCGGCTGGCGACACAAACTGACGCCAGCGGCAGATTCAGCTTCCGCGATGTGGAAGCCGGCAAGTACAAATTACTCATCGGCTGTAGCAGTTCCAATGCGGGGTCGGCGCAGCCTGAGAAGTGTTTGGCAGAGTTTCAGATCACCATCACCGACAAGAGCAGCGGAGAGATAACCGGCAAAGTCGGGAAGAGCGAAGATAAGAAATAG
- a CDS encoding sigma-70 family RNA polymerase sigma factor, with protein MSHMSSSSGITRLLIAWCNGDQAALEKLIPLVEKELHRLAHYYMRREHPGHTLQTTALVNEAFLRLIDQKRVQWQNRAHFFGIAAQIMRRILLNYARDRSRLKRGGDVMQVSLSETDLISPEKSDKLIALDDALNKLALIDERKSRVVELRYFGGLSVEETAEVLKVSRITVMRDWNMARAWLAREMANGT; from the coding sequence ATGAGCCATATGTCCTCTTCTTCAGGAATCACAAGGCTCCTTATCGCTTGGTGTAATGGCGACCAGGCCGCGCTAGAGAAGTTAATTCCCTTGGTTGAAAAAGAGCTGCACCGACTCGCGCATTACTATATGCGTCGCGAGCATCCCGGCCATACACTGCAAACGACCGCTTTAGTCAACGAAGCATTCCTCCGGCTTATAGATCAGAAAAGAGTACAGTGGCAAAATCGTGCCCACTTCTTCGGCATCGCAGCGCAGATCATGCGCCGCATTTTGCTTAATTATGCCCGTGACCGAAGCCGCCTCAAGAGAGGGGGAGACGTCATGCAGGTATCACTTTCAGAGACCGATCTAATATCGCCAGAAAAATCAGATAAGTTGATTGCATTGGATGATGCGTTGAATAAGCTGGCCTTAATCGACGAGCGGAAAAGCAGAGTCGTCGAATTGCGGTATTTTGGCGGCCTGAGCGTTGAAGAGACCGCAGAGGTGCTTAAAGTTTCGCGGATCACCGTGATGCGCGACTGGAATATGGCCAGGGCCTGGCTGGCAAGGGAAATGGCCAATGGAACATAA
- a CDS encoding protein kinase, whose protein sequence is MEHKDWQRAEELFHALLELPAEQRCAYFDHACPEDAALRAEVESLLSAFESRRGFIEQPAFGLGMSVLSGASARESFLGKLIGPYKILMLLGEGGMGEVYLADDLRLGRKVALKFLSAKSVNDASAKRRLMKEAQAAANLNHANICTIHGLEEIDGYSFIVMEYIEGETLASLIQQGVLDLKQIPDLAIQAVRALAEAHSHGLIHRDIKPQNIIVTSSGQVKVLDFGLAKVIQQRNPARGAAHSESHNSQLGLVIGTLTYMSPEQLRTERLDFRSDIFSFGVVLYEMISGSNPYLRRSDAETISAILTADPPPLTSITSDITAELSLIAQRCLNKSREQRYQSASELLLSLDHCRTALAAQPQLSLYFRLRSLVVLALTFLLLMGVTLIHSRVTGVRTLAVLPMSNDSGDVSRGELSEGLMDGLINRLSQLSKLKVKAPAYVSAYKDESLDPQKAGRDLNVDAVLYGSIMRRGESLVLRISLINSADGSQVWGAEYDVSPAEMQTLQEEISGKIVSSLQLSLSEDEKGHLRAQQTLNPEASKWYYRGLYYWKWRDEKNIRIAIDCFNQAIRLAPAFAKAHAGLADCYVLLSTVAYGPPLTTKEAMTKAKAAALAALEIDDSLCEAHTSLGTVLLKYDWNWQEAEREFKQAISIKPNYAPAHLYYSYLLSLMGRWSESIVESETAKELEPFSPMSNINLARALYFARQYDRAAGSLLKYLEENPDDAKALNVIGFIYQQKGMSKSAIESFEKLYSLSKVYGAAPLGYAYAMAGRRADALRILSELDELSKQTTIPPQEKAIIYIGLGDKDETSLLLQEACRERFTSLPFLIIDPVFASLRSDPRFADLLRCANMTQQ, encoded by the coding sequence ATGGAACATAAAGACTGGCAGCGCGCCGAAGAATTGTTCCATGCGTTATTGGAGTTGCCCGCTGAACAGCGGTGTGCCTACTTCGATCATGCCTGTCCGGAGGACGCAGCGTTGCGCGCAGAAGTCGAGTCTTTGCTCTCCGCATTCGAGTCTCGACGGGGGTTTATAGAGCAGCCCGCCTTCGGCCTCGGCATGAGCGTGCTGTCAGGGGCTTCGGCCCGAGAATCGTTTCTCGGGAAGCTGATCGGCCCATATAAGATCCTGATGCTGCTAGGCGAGGGCGGAATGGGAGAGGTTTATCTTGCTGACGACCTGCGACTGGGCCGCAAAGTCGCTCTCAAATTCCTTTCCGCTAAATCGGTTAATGATGCCTCGGCCAAGAGGCGGTTGATGAAAGAAGCTCAGGCGGCAGCTAACCTGAATCACGCCAATATCTGCACCATACATGGTTTAGAAGAAATTGACGGCTATAGTTTTATAGTCATGGAATATATTGAAGGGGAAACGCTCGCCTCCCTCATACAGCAAGGGGTTCTCGACCTGAAGCAGATTCCCGACCTCGCTATTCAGGCCGTAAGGGCGCTGGCGGAGGCGCATTCGCATGGCCTCATTCACCGTGATATCAAGCCGCAAAACATCATCGTCACCTCTAGCGGACAGGTGAAGGTGCTCGATTTCGGCTTGGCCAAAGTCATCCAACAAAGAAATCCCGCACGTGGCGCAGCACATAGCGAAAGCCACAACTCACAGTTGGGCCTGGTAATCGGCACACTGACCTACATGTCTCCAGAACAACTGCGGACCGAGAGGCTCGATTTTCGCAGTGACATTTTCAGTTTTGGCGTCGTCCTTTATGAGATGATAAGTGGAAGCAATCCCTATTTACGAAGGAGTGACGCTGAAACCATATCAGCCATTCTAACGGCGGACCCGCCGCCGCTAACGAGTATAACCTCCGATATCACGGCGGAGCTTTCCCTCATCGCACAGAGGTGCCTGAACAAATCCAGAGAGCAACGCTACCAATCGGCAAGTGAGCTGCTTCTGAGCCTCGACCATTGCCGAACCGCGTTAGCAGCCCAGCCACAACTTTCTCTGTACTTCCGTCTACGCAGTCTTGTGGTGCTGGCTTTGACTTTCTTGCTGTTGATGGGCGTTACGCTTATACATTCTCGCGTGACAGGGGTTCGGACCCTGGCGGTGCTTCCGATGTCCAACGACAGCGGCGACGTGAGCCGAGGGGAGTTGAGTGAGGGGCTCATGGACGGCCTGATTAACAGGCTATCACAACTATCTAAACTTAAAGTAAAAGCGCCGGCCTATGTTTCCGCATATAAAGATGAGAGCCTTGATCCGCAGAAAGCCGGCCGCGACCTCAATGTTGACGCGGTGCTGTACGGCTCGATCATGCGCAGGGGGGAGTCGCTGGTCCTTCGCATCTCACTTATAAATAGCGCTGACGGCTCACAAGTATGGGGAGCGGAGTATGATGTAAGCCCGGCAGAAATGCAGACGCTCCAGGAAGAGATTTCCGGCAAGATCGTCTCAAGCCTACAGCTCTCGTTAAGTGAGGATGAAAAGGGACACTTACGCGCGCAACAGACGTTAAACCCGGAAGCGAGCAAATGGTATTATCGCGGCCTATATTACTGGAAATGGAGAGATGAGAAAAACATTCGGATAGCGATAGACTGCTTCAATCAAGCAATCAGGTTAGCCCCGGCGTTTGCGAAGGCCCACGCCGGTTTGGCGGATTGCTACGTACTCCTGAGCACCGTTGCTTACGGCCCGCCATTAACAACGAAAGAGGCAATGACAAAAGCGAAGGCCGCTGCCCTGGCAGCCTTGGAGATAGATGATTCGCTATGCGAAGCGCACACATCACTGGGAACCGTCTTATTGAAGTATGATTGGAACTGGCAAGAGGCCGAAAGAGAATTTAAGCAGGCGATCAGCATTAAGCCAAACTATGCCCCCGCCCACCTCTATTATTCATATCTCCTGAGTTTAATGGGCCGCTGGAGCGAGTCCATAGTGGAGAGCGAAACGGCCAAAGAGCTTGAGCCGTTCTCTCCTATGTCGAATATAAATCTCGCACGCGCGCTTTACTTCGCACGACAATATGACAGGGCGGCTGGCAGCCTGCTCAAATACCTTGAAGAAAATCCGGATGATGCGAAGGCCCTGAATGTGATTGGCTTCATATACCAGCAGAAAGGGATGTCGAAATCAGCTATCGAATCGTTTGAGAAGCTGTATTCTCTCAGCAAGGTCTATGGTGCCGCCCCTCTTGGGTACGCCTACGCTATGGCTGGCCGGAGGGCTGACGCGTTAAGAATTCTAAGCGAGTTAGACGAGCTATCTAAGCAAACCACTATTCCTCCCCAGGAAAAAGCGATCATCTACATCGGGCTCGGCGATAAGGATGAAACATCTTTGTTGTTGCAGGAAGCGTGTAGGGAGCGTTTTACATCACTACCTTTTCTAATAATTGATCCGGTGTTCGCTAGCCTTCGGTCAGATCCGAGATTTGCCGATCTCCTCCGCTGCGCCAATATGACGCAGCAATAG
- a CDS encoding protein kinase, with amino-acid sequence MGECVRGSEDHGEPAYGEAIRLAQSLGNSWKELCARFLPVASKGALWRYSRTSISSDPEQGWKLRISANILTAVEVLQTVAPFLQAHKVLFKAPSSLQELSRINAGLYYGYSQVGKFITVYPHNSEQAVFLARRLHELTLGMSAPVVPFDQRFRTQSCVYYRYGAFVPLEIEKPDGTRTLAIRGPGGELVSDDREASAAKLTWVSDPFDTKRARQRARTADSPLNGAFRAFRALAQRGKGGVYQAIDLTMSPPRLCILKEGRAGGEVNWDGRDGRWRAENEGRVLNCLQAAGVNVPRLYSSFEVEGNYYLAMEFVNGENLQQWLNKRRRRLTIPQVLQYGIQLSRIVSQIHAAGWVWRDCKPANVVVAKDGQLRPVDFEGACPIDEPDPLTWNTPGFSAPECHNVPRGQSRAPEDIYSLGATLYFLLTATLLVYSGPPPILKLRRNVPSALSNMISDMLAADPAQRPSAQTVTRQFRMALSSHNPCPLYGSALIS; translated from the coding sequence ATGGGCGAATGCGTTCGTGGCAGTGAAGATCACGGTGAGCCGGCGTACGGCGAGGCGATTCGCCTCGCTCAATCGCTCGGCAATTCCTGGAAGGAGCTTTGCGCGCGCTTCCTGCCCGTCGCATCGAAAGGGGCGTTGTGGAGGTATAGCCGCACGTCTATTTCTAGCGACCCTGAACAAGGTTGGAAGCTCCGCATCTCTGCAAATATTCTCACCGCTGTTGAAGTGCTGCAAACCGTCGCCCCTTTCCTGCAGGCTCACAAGGTTCTCTTTAAGGCGCCTTCTTCGCTTCAGGAGTTGAGCCGCATTAACGCGGGCTTGTATTACGGGTATAGTCAGGTCGGAAAATTTATCACGGTCTACCCGCATAATAGTGAACAGGCCGTGTTTCTCGCGCGGCGCTTGCATGAACTTACTCTGGGAATGTCAGCTCCTGTCGTGCCATTCGATCAGAGATTCCGAACGCAAAGTTGTGTCTATTATCGTTACGGGGCATTCGTCCCTCTGGAAATCGAAAAACCGGATGGCACGCGCACCCTTGCAATACGAGGCCCAGGCGGGGAATTAGTCTCAGACGACCGTGAGGCAAGCGCGGCAAAGCTGACGTGGGTTTCGGACCCCTTCGATACTAAACGGGCCCGGCAAAGGGCAAGGACCGCAGATAGTCCGCTCAACGGAGCTTTCCGGGCATTCCGCGCGCTGGCTCAAAGAGGTAAAGGGGGAGTTTACCAAGCTATAGACCTCACGATGAGTCCGCCGCGCCTTTGTATTTTGAAGGAGGGGCGCGCTGGCGGTGAGGTCAACTGGGACGGTCGGGATGGTCGCTGGAGAGCTGAGAACGAGGGACGAGTCCTTAACTGCTTACAAGCCGCCGGCGTCAATGTGCCTCGCCTCTATTCGTCTTTTGAAGTTGAGGGAAACTATTACTTGGCGATGGAGTTTGTGAACGGCGAAAATCTTCAGCAATGGCTTAATAAGAGGCGCCGGAGGCTGACCATTCCCCAGGTGCTTCAATATGGTATCCAGCTCTCGCGCATCGTATCGCAGATACATGCGGCTGGCTGGGTATGGCGTGATTGCAAGCCTGCCAATGTAGTTGTGGCGAAGGATGGGCAACTCAGGCCAGTAGATTTCGAAGGCGCTTGCCCGATTGACGAGCCTGACCCGTTGACTTGGAACACGCCAGGGTTTTCTGCGCCCGAATGCCATAATGTGCCCCGCGGGCAGTCGCGGGCGCCCGAAGATATTTACTCCCTCGGAGCAACCCTTTATTTTCTCTTAACCGCAACCCTCCTGGTATACTCTGGGCCGCCTCCGATACTAAAATTGAGGCGGAACGTGCCTTCAGCATTATCCAACATGATCTCGGATATGCTTGCCGCCGACCCGGCGCAGCGGCCCAGCGCGCAGACGGTGACGCGGCAATTTCGAATGGCTTTATCGTCACACAATCCTTGTCCACTTTACGGCTCGGCGTTGATAAGTTAG